AATCTACAGCCATAGGCTCTCGATAATATCCTTCTGGTCACTTATATTTGCCTATCTCTGGACAGGTGCCCATCACCTGGTTTACACACCCCTACCAGACTGGATCCAGACACTCGGCATAGTATTTACCATGTTTCTTATTGCTCCATCATGGGGATCTGTTGTGAATGGTTATTATACGGTTGGTCAGGACTGGGAAAAAGCAAAGAATAGTTATCTTACGAAATTTTTTATTCTAGGAATCACCTTTTACGGACTACAGACCGTTCAGGGACCAACACAGGGACTGAGAATTGTGAGCCAGCTCATACATTATACTGACTGGGTAATTGGACATGTCCATATGGGAACAATGGGATGGG
Above is a window of Thermodesulfovibrionales bacterium DNA encoding:
- a CDS encoding cbb3-type cytochrome c oxidase subunit I; amino-acid sequence: IYSHRLSIISFWSLIFAYLWTGAHHLVYTPLPDWIQTLGIVFTMFLIAPSWGSVVNGYYTVGQDWEKAKNSYLTKFFILGITFYGLQTVQGPTQGLRIVSQLIHYTDWVIGHVHMGTMGWVTMVTAASIYYIIPRIYNTEIHSVKIANIHFWLVLIGQLIFSITLWITGIQQGALQKAVNPDGSLKYAMVEIIAKNYPYWEMRTVGGIIFTIGMVFFIYNVYMTIRKGKKALQQA